The DNA window aaaagttgctttttaaaaatctatccacCACTAATTTAAGACAACTATGCTAAATTAAGTTGTTTCAAACTAGTTTATTTAGGGGTTCCATTTTCACTCCTCaatagattttatgtatttctcataTGCTTCTTCACTCATTAGTTCATCTAGTTCTGAAGGGTTACTGAGTGTCATCTTGATCAGCCAACCATCTTCATAACAAGATTTGTTGACAAGTCCTGGATTTTCTGTTAGAGCTTCATTAATTTCAGTTACTTCTCCTGATAGAGAATAGAGTTCACTAGCAGCTCTCACACTTTCCAAAGCACCAAATTCCtcttgttttatcaattttgtcccAACTTCAGGCAGACTACAGTAAACAACATCTCCCAAAGCTTCCTGTGCAAAATTGCTGATTCCCCCTGTTCCAACACCGTTTTCTGTTGTTACCCATTCATGTTTGTCTGTGAATTTACGACCCGACAGCAGAGCGGGGCCGGTGCGCAGCGCCCGGACGGCGCCCGCCCGCAGTCCCCAGGGCCGCAGCGGGCAGGGCGCGTTGGGCGCAGAGATGGCGCGCCGGTTGCAGACCGCGGCCCGCACGCTGCGCGCCACTCGCAGCGCTATGTTCGCAGggacattttctgtttcttgagagAGAAAACAACAGTGACAAAATAGAGTGAACATATATGTTCACTTGTTTTTTGCTTCCAAAGTTACTTTATCTCCAGATCACTTTATCCCCAGATTCACGCAACCCAcaacttttatatctttttttcaacTCCACATTACCCACCTCATGCATGCCACTTCATTACACTGATCCTTAGAGtgccatttttctttaagtttaatAAGATATAATTTGCATATGGTAAAATTTATCCTTCTCAGTGTATAGATCAA is part of the Balaenoptera musculus isolate JJ_BM4_2016_0621 chromosome 1, mBalMus1.pri.v3, whole genome shotgun sequence genome and encodes:
- the LOC118894893 gene encoding glycine cleavage system H protein, mitochondrial-like, giving the protein MGYLTKHGRETENVPANIALRVARSVRAAVCNRRAISAPNAPCPLRPWGLRAGAVRALRTGPALLSGRKFTDKHEWVTTENGVGTGGISNFAQEALGDVVYCSLPEVGTKLIKQEEFGALESVRAASELYSLSGEVTEINEALTENPGLVNKSCYEDGWLIKMTLSNPSELDELMSEEAYEKYIKSIEE